One Synechococcus sp. CC9605 genomic window carries:
- a CDS encoding DUF2854 domain-containing protein has product MKDFFSPGSLVTIAGGVLTVVGATAYATGSANLSLPTIFYGIPILLGGLALKSSELPPAIRVTPIKTFQKEREAAAPELGKLLGDVTRWRYGQKAHLESSLEALKLWDEDTPPQLEEIEELHSESGYGLRMRFLLGAVPLERWQERQERLGRFFAKGMRAELKELDEQRLDVVLLPAGEA; this is encoded by the coding sequence ATGAAGGATTTCTTCTCCCCCGGCAGCCTCGTCACCATCGCCGGAGGCGTGCTGACCGTGGTCGGTGCCACCGCTTACGCCACCGGAAGCGCCAACCTCAGCCTTCCCACGATCTTCTACGGAATCCCGATCCTGTTGGGGGGGCTGGCCCTGAAATCGTCGGAGCTGCCACCCGCCATCCGGGTGACACCGATCAAGACTTTTCAAAAGGAACGCGAAGCTGCGGCACCAGAACTGGGCAAGTTGCTCGGCGATGTGACGCGCTGGCGCTACGGCCAGAAGGCCCACCTGGAGTCGTCGCTGGAAGCGCTCAAACTCTGGGATGAAGACACCCCACCGCAGTTGGAAGAGATCGAAGAGCTGCATTCCGAGAGCGGTTATGGCCTGCGGATGCGTTTCCTGCTGGGAGCTGTTCCCCTCGAACGCTGGCAAGAGCGGCAGGAGCGGCTGGGGCGTTTCTTCGCCAAGGGGATGCGAGCGGAACTCAAGGAACTGGATGAACAACGGCTGGACGTTGTTCTGCTTCCAGCGGGTGAGGCCTAA
- a CDS encoding adenosine kinase, with product MSSETRFPSDCCSLDVVGIGNAIVDVLVQTDDSFIAEHGLQKGGMALIDEQQAEALYKASGTGLETSGGSVANTMVGIAQLGGRAGFIGRVRDDQLGSIFSHDIRAVGARFETPAATSGATTARCLIYVTPDAERTMCTFLGASTQLEPEDLDLSMVKQAKVLYLEGYLWDSPAAKRAFIAAAEACREAGGKVALSLSDGFCVDRHRASFLELVNGHVDVLFANDVEIQSLYETDNFDQALERVRGCCSVIAITRGAQGSVVLSGDQRRDVGIFGLGDLVDTTGAGDLYAGGFLHGFTHGESLERCGELGALCAGQIVTQLGARSQVSLKQLAETHLN from the coding sequence ATGTCATCAGAGACCCGTTTCCCCAGCGACTGCTGCAGTCTCGATGTCGTTGGCATCGGCAACGCCATCGTTGATGTTCTGGTGCAAACGGACGACAGTTTCATCGCTGAACACGGCCTCCAAAAAGGGGGCATGGCGCTGATCGATGAACAACAAGCTGAGGCTCTCTACAAGGCCAGTGGAACTGGCCTCGAGACCTCCGGCGGATCGGTCGCCAACACCATGGTGGGGATCGCCCAGCTCGGCGGACGCGCTGGTTTCATCGGCCGCGTCCGTGATGACCAGCTCGGCAGCATTTTCAGCCACGACATCCGGGCCGTTGGGGCACGCTTTGAGACCCCAGCAGCCACCAGTGGGGCCACAACAGCGCGCTGCCTGATTTACGTCACGCCCGATGCCGAGCGCACCATGTGCACCTTCCTGGGGGCTTCCACCCAACTGGAGCCCGAGGATCTCGACCTCTCGATGGTCAAGCAGGCCAAGGTGCTTTACCTGGAGGGCTACCTCTGGGACAGTCCAGCTGCCAAACGGGCCTTCATCGCCGCCGCCGAAGCCTGCCGTGAAGCAGGCGGCAAGGTGGCTCTTTCCCTCTCCGATGGCTTCTGTGTGGATCGGCACAGAGCGAGTTTTCTTGAGCTGGTGAATGGCCACGTCGATGTGCTGTTCGCAAATGACGTTGAAATTCAGTCGCTCTACGAGACCGACAATTTCGACCAGGCCCTCGAGCGGGTGCGCGGCTGCTGCTCAGTGATTGCGATCACCCGTGGTGCCCAGGGGTCCGTCGTGCTGAGTGGAGACCAGCGCAGGGATGTCGGCATCTTCGGTCTGGGAGATCTGGTGGACACCACGGGGGCAGGCGACCTCTATGCCGGGGGATTTCTGCATGGCTTCACCCATGGCGAATCTCTTGAGCGCTGTGGTGAGCTCGGTGCCCTCTGCGCCGGCCAGATTGTGACCCAACTGGGGGCCCGCTCCCAGGTCTCCCTCAAGCAGCTGGCGGAGACGCATCTGAACTGA
- the psb27 gene encoding photosystem II protein Psb27 produces MLSALTRLLRPLSRAAVALGLGLCLLLTACSGDAEARLSGDYVEDTVAVSRTLLTVIDLPQDDPTHAEAEADARALINDYMSRYRPQPRVNGLSSFTTMQTALNSLAGHYASYANRPLPEALHDRIAKELNKAEKSVVRGS; encoded by the coding sequence ATGCTCTCCGCACTGACACGCCTGCTTCGCCCCCTCAGCCGGGCTGCTGTAGCCCTTGGCCTCGGGTTATGCCTCCTGCTGACGGCCTGCAGTGGAGACGCTGAAGCTCGTCTGAGCGGCGACTACGTGGAAGACACCGTGGCGGTCTCCCGCACGTTGCTGACGGTGATCGACCTGCCTCAGGACGATCCCACCCACGCGGAAGCTGAAGCCGACGCGCGGGCCCTGATCAACGACTACATGTCCCGTTATCGGCCCCAGCCCCGTGTGAACGGACTCAGCTCCTTCACCACGATGCAGACCGCGCTCAATTCGCTGGCTGGTCACTACGCCTCCTACGCCAATCGCCCCCTTCCAGAAGCGCTGCACGACCGCATCGCCAAGGAACTCAACAAGGCTGAGAAATCAGTTGTCCGGGGCAGCTGA
- a CDS encoding single-stranded DNA-binding protein: MNHCVLEVEVIDAPTVRYTQDNQTPIAEMVVRFDPLREGDPPGELKVVGWGNLAQELQNRVQTGQRLLIEGRLRMNTMPRGDGMKEKRAEFTLARLHPIGAAATGAAPSGNASAPAPSRQAPAAAPTTVANEPEPASWNAAPLVPDTDDIPF, encoded by the coding sequence ATGAACCATTGCGTGCTCGAAGTGGAGGTGATCGACGCACCGACGGTTCGATACACCCAGGACAACCAGACTCCCATTGCGGAGATGGTCGTGCGCTTTGACCCCCTTCGGGAGGGTGATCCGCCAGGTGAATTGAAAGTGGTGGGCTGGGGCAACCTGGCCCAGGAGTTGCAGAACCGTGTGCAGACCGGGCAGCGGCTGCTGATCGAAGGTCGACTGCGAATGAACACTATGCCCCGGGGTGATGGCATGAAGGAAAAAAGGGCTGAATTCACCCTGGCTCGGCTCCATCCGATCGGCGCGGCAGCCACGGGTGCAGCTCCTTCCGGCAACGCCTCAGCCCCGGCCCCCAGCCGCCAGGCCCCTGCGGCTGCGCCGACCACAGTGGCGAACGAGCCTGAACCGGCCAGCTGGAATGCTGCGCCCCTCGTGCCCGACACCGACGACATCCCCTTCTGA
- the cutA gene encoding divalent-cation tolerance protein CutA, which translates to MALTTEANAERAQQLAEALLEHHLVACVSIHPVQSFYRWEGELQASHEVQLLMKTSAQHVDALRSAVLELHSYDTPEWLCWPVTASPAYGSWAIAELSSDASPPAA; encoded by the coding sequence ATGGCCCTCACCACGGAAGCGAACGCTGAGCGCGCCCAACAGCTGGCTGAGGCCTTGTTGGAGCACCATCTCGTGGCCTGTGTGTCCATCCACCCCGTTCAATCGTTCTATCGCTGGGAGGGGGAGCTGCAGGCGTCCCATGAGGTCCAACTGCTGATGAAGACTTCCGCCCAGCATGTGGATGCGCTGCGCTCGGCCGTCTTGGAGCTGCACAGCTACGACACCCCTGAGTGGTTGTGCTGGCCGGTGACGGCATCACCGGCCTATGGATCCTGGGCAATCGCTGAGCTCAGTTCAGATGCGTCTCCGCCAGCTGCTTGA
- a CDS encoding precorrin-6A/cobalt-precorrin-6A reductase, protein MQGPANDQRRVLLLAGTGDGPRLVRELFRRNWRVSVSVVTATAAKAYAGSPVEHISIGALQGIGGIKAALHQAGPFRWVVDATHPFAARISHDLVTACADLDQPLLRYERRFEPLGAASLVADAEALAAQSLQGQRLLLAIGGRHLPVLTAAVRRAGAIPYGRALPSPDGLRAALRAGLPPDHLAVVRPLQGEVPGAIEEGLCRRWGIDVVLCRQSGGVTEQLWHQLTTDLGLSLLLLRRPSPPDGMDCVEDVSSLMDRLERD, encoded by the coding sequence ATGCAAGGCCCCGCGAATGACCAGCGTCGTGTGCTGCTGCTGGCTGGAACCGGTGATGGGCCGCGCTTGGTGAGAGAGCTCTTCCGCCGCAATTGGCGTGTGAGTGTGAGTGTGGTGACGGCAACCGCAGCAAAGGCCTACGCGGGATCGCCTGTGGAGCACATCTCAATTGGAGCTCTGCAGGGCATTGGCGGAATCAAGGCAGCTCTGCATCAGGCCGGCCCATTCCGTTGGGTGGTGGATGCCACGCATCCTTTTGCGGCTCGCATCAGCCATGACCTGGTCACAGCCTGTGCGGATCTCGACCAACCGCTGCTGCGTTATGAGCGTCGCTTTGAACCGCTTGGAGCTGCCTCTCTGGTGGCGGATGCCGAGGCATTGGCCGCCCAGTCGCTGCAGGGCCAACGCCTGTTGCTGGCCATCGGAGGTCGTCATCTTCCAGTCTTAACTGCTGCTGTGCGCCGCGCCGGAGCCATCCCTTATGGCCGTGCGCTTCCCTCCCCCGATGGATTGCGCGCCGCCCTGCGGGCGGGGCTTCCCCCGGATCACCTGGCCGTGGTGCGTCCCCTGCAGGGTGAGGTTCCGGGGGCGATCGAGGAGGGCCTCTGCCGTCGCTGGGGCATCGACGTGGTGCTCTGCCGCCAGTCCGGTGGCGTGACGGAACAGCTTTGGCATCAGCTCACGACAGATCTTGGGCTGAGCTTGCTGCTGTTGCGGCGTCCTTCCCCCCCCGATGGGATGGATTGTGTGGAGGATGTGAGCAGCCTGATGGATCGGCTTGAGCGTGATTGA
- a CDS encoding adenylosuccinate synthase — protein MFLANVVVIGAQWGDEGKGKITDLLSRSADVVVRYQGGVNAGHTIVVDDRVLKLHLIPSGILYPDTICLIGSGTVVDPKVMLGELDMLIANDIDISGLRLASTAHVTMPYHRLLDQAMEKQRGARRIGTTGRGIGPTYADKSQRSGIRVIDLLDEQRLRDRLEGPLQEKNELLQTIYGVAPLNAEDVIQEYLGYGKRLAPHVVECTQTIHQAARDRKNILFEGAQGTLLDLDHGTYPYVTSSNPVSGGACIGAGVGPTLIDRVIGVAKAYTTRVGEGPFPTELSGSLNDQLTERGGEFGTTTGRQRRCGWFDGVIGRYAVQVNGLDCLAVTKLDVLDELDEIQVCVAYELNGERIEHFPSSADDFAQCKPIFETLPGWQCSTEECRSLEDLPKPAMDYLRFLADLMEVPIAIVSLGASRDQTIVVEDPIHGPKRALLSA, from the coding sequence GTGTTCTTGGCCAACGTTGTCGTCATCGGAGCGCAGTGGGGTGACGAGGGAAAAGGAAAGATCACCGATCTCCTGAGCCGATCCGCCGATGTAGTGGTTCGCTATCAGGGTGGTGTGAATGCAGGCCACACGATTGTTGTCGATGATCGTGTGCTCAAGCTGCACCTGATTCCCTCCGGAATCCTTTATCCCGACACGATCTGCCTGATCGGATCCGGCACGGTGGTGGATCCCAAGGTGATGCTCGGTGAGCTGGACATGCTCATCGCCAACGACATTGATATTTCAGGGCTTCGCTTGGCATCCACGGCCCACGTGACGATGCCTTACCACCGCCTGCTCGACCAGGCCATGGAGAAGCAGCGGGGAGCGCGACGGATCGGAACCACAGGCCGGGGGATCGGACCCACCTACGCCGACAAGTCCCAGCGCAGCGGCATCCGTGTGATCGACCTGCTGGACGAACAGCGGCTGCGGGATCGCCTTGAAGGCCCACTTCAGGAGAAGAACGAACTTCTTCAAACCATCTATGGCGTTGCGCCCCTGAACGCCGAAGACGTCATCCAGGAATATCTGGGATACGGAAAGCGCCTCGCCCCCCACGTGGTGGAGTGCACCCAGACGATTCATCAGGCAGCGCGAGATCGCAAGAACATCCTGTTCGAAGGTGCCCAGGGAACGCTGTTGGACCTGGACCACGGCACCTACCCCTACGTCACCTCTTCCAATCCCGTTTCCGGCGGTGCCTGCATCGGTGCAGGCGTCGGCCCAACCCTGATCGACCGCGTCATTGGCGTCGCCAAGGCTTACACCACCCGCGTGGGTGAAGGCCCCTTCCCCACCGAGCTAAGCGGCAGCCTGAATGACCAGCTCACGGAACGCGGTGGTGAATTCGGCACCACCACTGGCCGCCAAAGGCGCTGTGGCTGGTTTGACGGCGTGATCGGTCGCTACGCCGTGCAGGTCAACGGCTTGGACTGTCTGGCCGTGACCAAGCTGGATGTGCTGGACGAACTGGACGAAATTCAGGTCTGCGTGGCCTATGAACTCAACGGCGAACGAATCGAGCACTTCCCCAGCAGTGCTGATGATTTCGCCCAGTGCAAACCCATCTTCGAAACGCTGCCTGGCTGGCAGTGCTCCACCGAAGAATGCCGCAGCCTTGAGGATCTCCCCAAACCGGCCATGGATTACCTGCGCTTCCTCGCCGACCTGATGGAAGTGCCGATCGCCATTGTCTCTCTGGGGGCCAGCCGTGATCAGACCATCGTTGTTGAAGATCCGATCCATGGCCCCAAGAGGGCCCTATTGAGCGCCTGA